A region of Mustela nigripes isolate SB6536 chromosome 18, MUSNIG.SB6536, whole genome shotgun sequence DNA encodes the following proteins:
- the DEFB108B gene encoding beta-defensin 108B — MSTEAVTDTDTIESFTVVDKIQKGRDPHLPAWGPSCCFPSLTLEGKGDAKSLDMNSGAHEAGDVNSQQQQSTQDCFQTLLVAGNSIKFQGDLNSYNDPLSCAARGRFKEVCERPNGSCQEFCIESEHQAGRCLNGQSCCLPMGNEPVIEPTTPKK, encoded by the exons ATGAGCACCGAAGCTGTGACAGATACAGACACTATAGAATCGTTCACGGTCGTTGATAAGATTCAAAAAG GGCGCGACCCTCATCTCCCGGCTTGGGGTCCGTCGtgctgcttcccttctctgactCTAGAAGGTAAAGGTGATGCCAAATCCCTTGACATGAACTCAGGAGCACACGAAGCTGGTGACGTCAACTCTCAG caacaacaatccACCCAAGATTGTTTCCAGACACTCCTTGTAGCAGGTAATTCCATAAAATTTCAGGGAGACTTAAATAGCTACAATGACCCTCTCTCCTGTGCAGCTAGGGGCAGATTCAAGGAGGTCTGTGAGCGTCCAAACGGCTCCTGCCAGGAATTTTGCATTGAATCCGAACACCAGGCGGGGAGATGTTTAAACGGCCAGTCGTGCTGCCTGCCCATGGGGAACGAGCCCGTCATCGAGCCGACCACACCCAAGAAATGA